The uncultured Bacteroides sp. DNA segment TATATGGTGAGCGACTTTGAAAGTCGTCCCATGATGAGAATCATCAAAAGGAATCGCTTCGCCAGAATGTAGCCTGTCATATAATGGATGCATACTCTTCTTTACTTACGGGTTCGAGCCACGTGACATTATTCTTATTTACCTGTGGAGTAATACCTATATGCACAAATTCGTTTGTGGCTGTAGCACCGTGCCAATGCACTACATTAGGCTGTATTTCTACCACATCACCCGATTTCAGGTGTTGGGCCGGTTTCCCTTTTTCCTGATAATATCCTTTGCCTGAAGTGCAAAGCAGTATTTGGCCGCCGGAGTGTACGTGCCAGTAATTACGGCTGCCAGGGGCAAAAGTTACGTTATACGTCATTGCATCGAATGTGGCTATATCCGATGACAGCATTTCTACCCAGGCGTCACCTGTAAAGTTAGAGGTAACCTTTTGTCCTTTTGGAAATATCTCGTTTGTTTTCATGAATGGTACATTTATTATTTGAGACATTCTGTATAATCTGTATAAATAGAATCTGTTTCTTTTAAAGTGAATACGGCAGAGTAAATCTGATACTCTGCCGCTGGTTCTCTATTTTAGCGTTTGCATATCAATCACGTAGCGGAATTTCACTTTCCCTTCGTGAACGTTTTGATAGGCTTTGTCAATTTCAGCAGATTCGGCTTTTATCATTTCAATTTCAGGGTAAATATTGTGTTTGACTGAGTAATCAAGCATTTCCTGCGTTTCTTTTACCCCGCCAATCAACGAACCATACACTCTGCGATGAGCAGATTGTAAGACAAAAGGGGAAATGTCGATTTTGGAACCGTAAGGAAGCCCGACGATAGCTAATTCTCCTTGGTTTCTTTTGAGCATATTAACATATATCATCGGATCGTAATTGTCAGGTATAGTACTCAGAATAAAATCATAACTGTTGTTGAGCCCTTTCAAATCTTCCTTGTTGTTTACATTCACATATTTTGTAGCTCCCAAACGTTGAGCATCCCCTCTTTTGTCTTCGGCGATGTCGAATACGGTTACTTTTGCTCCTAAATCAACCAGATACTGCACGGCCATATGGCCAAGTCCACCAAAACCAGCTACGCCAACTACATTGTCTTTTTTGACTTTGCTGAATTTAATAGGCGACCAGGTGGTAACTCCCGCACATAATAATGGAGCTACTCGCTTAATGTCAGCGCCCTTAGGAATAACCAGCGCAAAGCGATCGGATACGACAATATTGTTGGAGTAACCGCCCATCGTGATTTCATTGTGATGGAAAGAATCAGGAAAACCATAAGTAAACACAGTTTTTTTGTTTTCACAATATTGCTCCATACCTGCTTTGCAATTGTCGCATTCACCACAGGAGTTTACCATACAACCTACTCCGGCATAATCACCTACTTTGAATTTTGTTACTTTTTTACCCGTTGAAACTACGCGGCCTACTATTTCGTGTCCCGGAACGAGCGGTGATTCTCCCTGGTAGTGTTCGATAATACTTAAGTCGCTGTGGCAAATGCCCGCATACAAAATTTCAATTTTTATATCATTTTCACCTACTGCATGCCTAGTGAACTTGACTTGCTCAAAATGTGATCCGGCTTTTGATGCAAGTCCTTTTGAAGCAACAGTCACTGCATTATTCTGAGCCATTGTCGTTGCTGCCGATGTAAGTGCAACTACAAGGATCAAAGATATCTTGTTTAATGTATTCATTGCTTTATAATGTTTATCTATTGATTATTTAGCACGTTCCAATACGGTTGTAATCATCTCTTTGGTGTACAAAGCTTCAGCTCCCCAGATTTTTGCTACTACAGATAGTTTATCTACCAGCATTGGTATATCTTTTTCGGGGATATTACCTTCCTTTAAGGTAACAGGTGCACCAATTTTTGAATACCATCTTTTTAAAGCTTCGATACCGGCATCAGCACCTTCCACATTAAACATGACTTTGGCAAAATGATTAAAGCGTTCAGGCAAGAATTCTTTTTGCCATTTCATCCAGGCAGGCATAATAATAGACAAGCCGGCTCCGTGTGCAATGTTATATTCTGCCGACAGAGTATGCTCTAAGAAATGCGTATCATAACGATTATTTTCAATTCCACAGAATGTTGTAAAATTTAATGCTTGTGTTGCAGCCCAAGCAAACTCAGCACGAGCTTCGTAGTTGGACGCATTTTTAAGCAGAATTTCGGTTGTACGCATAACTGATTTTAAAATATTTTCAACGTATCCAGCCATGTATTCTGGCAAATAAGTAGCTGAAAGGTACATATCCAAACTGTGCGCAAAAATATCAGAAGCCGAATAAGCAAGATATTCATTGGTAACAGTAGCTTGTAATTCAGGGTTGATAACTGAAACTGTAGGAAAACCCACTGATGTAGCTGTTAGGCTGAATTTCTCCTTCGTTTCATCTTTGGTTACTACTGCGAAATTATTCATCTCGCTTCCGGTAGCTGCAAGGGTCATAATATCAAAAATCTTTAATGCTTTGTTGGCAACTGCCTTGTAGGTGAAGAAATCCCAAACATCACCCTCATAAACAGCTCCAGCCGCAATGGATTTTGATGAATCCAGTACCGAACCACCTCCGATAGCTAATACTGCTTCAACTCCCGTTGTTTTGGCCAATTCAATTCCTTCATAAACCTTGCTTAGCAGCGGGTTGCTCTGCACGCCACCCAATGATTGAAAGCTAATTCCGTTATCGGTAAGTGATTTGACTACTTTGTCGAACAAACCATTCTTTGTGATACGTTCCGAGCCGTACACGATTAAAACTTTTGATACGCCGTATTCCGAAATATATTGCCCGATATTTTCTTCTTTTCCTGTTCCGAATTCAATGCGGGTAGGATTGTGATAACTGAAGTTTTTCATTGTTTCATTCTTTTAATTTATTTTTTTTTTTATTATTGAAGAATAC contains these protein-coding regions:
- a CDS encoding cupin domain-containing protein, which translates into the protein MKTNEIFPKGQKVTSNFTGDAWVEMLSSDIATFDAMTYNVTFAPGSRNYWHVHSGGQILLCTSGKGYYQEKGKPAQHLKSGDVVEIQPNVVHWHGATATNEFVHIGITPQVNKNNVTWLEPVSKEEYASII
- a CDS encoding NAD(P)-dependent alcohol dehydrogenase; its protein translation is MNTLNKISLILVVALTSAATTMAQNNAVTVASKGLASKAGSHFEQVKFTRHAVGENDIKIEILYAGICHSDLSIIEHYQGESPLVPGHEIVGRVVSTGKKVTKFKVGDYAGVGCMVNSCGECDNCKAGMEQYCENKKTVFTYGFPDSFHHNEITMGGYSNNIVVSDRFALVIPKGADIKRVAPLLCAGVTTWSPIKFSKVKKDNVVGVAGFGGLGHMAVQYLVDLGAKVTVFDIAEDKRGDAQRLGATKYVNVNNKEDLKGLNNSYDFILSTIPDNYDPMIYVNMLKRNQGELAIVGLPYGSKIDISPFVLQSAHRRVYGSLIGGVKETQEMLDYSVKHNIYPEIEMIKAESAEIDKAYQNVHEGKVKFRYVIDMQTLK
- a CDS encoding iron-containing alcohol dehydrogenase → MKNFSYHNPTRIEFGTGKEENIGQYISEYGVSKVLIVYGSERITKNGLFDKVVKSLTDNGISFQSLGGVQSNPLLSKVYEGIELAKTTGVEAVLAIGGGSVLDSSKSIAAGAVYEGDVWDFFTYKAVANKALKIFDIMTLAATGSEMNNFAVVTKDETKEKFSLTATSVGFPTVSVINPELQATVTNEYLAYSASDIFAHSLDMYLSATYLPEYMAGYVENILKSVMRTTEILLKNASNYEARAEFAWAATQALNFTTFCGIENNRYDTHFLEHTLSAEYNIAHGAGLSIIMPAWMKWQKEFLPERFNHFAKVMFNVEGADAGIEALKRWYSKIGAPVTLKEGNIPEKDIPMLVDKLSVVAKIWGAEALYTKEMITTVLERAK